A single Nostoc sp. PCC 7107 DNA region contains:
- a CDS encoding ATP-binding protein translates to MKHFRILHSSKLPLRLILIVPFVLQTFAAVSLVGYLSFRNGHKAVNDLADQLTSKVNGLVEQRLNTYLATPHQVNQVNLAAIKLGMLNLQDYDLASRYFWKQMRVFNIGYISFANPKGEFIGVERLDNGQLLINEVSDKSRIGKLYVYTTDNQGNRNQLTEIKDYDPRVEAWYADAVKIGRPVWSEIYQWEDKPEIFSISSSYPLYDDSNNIVGVISVDLLLTQISDFLKNLKFGKQGKVFLLERSGLIVASSTNEAPYNVVDGKAHRLSVFNSKSYLIKGIADYLQQNFGSFQKIQDTHQFTLQLQSERQFVKVTPWQDKLGLDWLVIVIVPETDFMAEINANSHTTILLCVSALMGATILGIYTSRWITQPILHLTQASSAIASGNLDQKVEISGVKELSILSQSFNQMAGQLNDFFTALDKTNQELEKRVELRTKELKTAKEAADTANQAKSEFLANMSHELRTPLNGILGYAQILQRDIKASTEQKNAIKIIYHCGSHLLMLINDILDIAKIESNKLELYPNIFNFHEFLLGVYDMCRIKAEQKNISFIYKLSELIPTVIHADEKRLRQVLLNLLGNAIKFTDNGEVKFSIEVIDSDVLNINHLSHKIRFQIEDTGVGISSEQLQKIFLPFEQVGDSYHKAEGTGLGLAISCQIVEMMGSKIQVESNYGQGSRFWFDLDLPKVKDCVSSASAVPHLDKGSNRIIRYKGNQKTILIVDDVVDNRAVIVNLLKPVGFCVIEALNGKEGISKAQEYKPDLIITDLGMPIMNGLQMTQDLRSRTEFTATVIIASSASVLSLNRQQSSAAGCNDFLPKPVQAEELFAQIKSYLKLDWIYEDINSNQPFFSDDIIFPPAIELMNLYQAAKAGYVMGIQEEVDRIQKLDNKYINFTNKILKLIEDFEDETIVEMLKPYLV, encoded by the coding sequence ATGAAGCATTTTAGAATTTTGCATTCTTCAAAGTTACCTTTGCGGCTGATTCTGATTGTCCCCTTTGTTTTGCAAACTTTTGCCGCAGTTAGTCTAGTAGGTTATTTATCGTTTAGAAACGGTCACAAAGCAGTTAATGACCTTGCAGATCAGTTGACTAGTAAAGTAAATGGACTTGTGGAACAGCGCCTTAATACATACTTAGCTACTCCTCATCAGGTTAATCAAGTTAATTTAGCGGCCATAAAGCTAGGAATGTTGAATTTACAAGACTATGATCTTGCAAGTCGCTATTTTTGGAAACAAATGCGCGTGTTTAATATTGGTTATATTAGTTTTGCTAACCCTAAAGGTGAATTTATTGGTGTTGAACGTTTAGATAATGGTCAGCTTTTAATTAATGAAGTTTCTGATAAAAGCCGCATTGGTAAACTTTATGTTTATACTACAGACAATCAAGGAAATCGTAATCAGTTAACAGAAATCAAGGACTATGATCCGCGTGTAGAAGCTTGGTATGCAGATGCTGTCAAAATAGGTAGACCAGTGTGGAGCGAAATTTATCAGTGGGAAGATAAACCAGAAATATTCTCTATATCTTCTAGCTATCCGCTATACGATGATTCTAACAATATTGTTGGTGTAATCAGTGTTGATTTATTACTAACTCAGATTAGTGATTTTTTAAAAAATTTAAAATTTGGTAAGCAAGGAAAGGTATTTCTTTTAGAAAGGTCTGGATTAATAGTAGCTTCTTCAACTAATGAAGCACCATATAATGTAGTTGATGGTAAAGCACATAGGCTATCAGTATTTAATAGTAAAAGTTATTTGATTAAAGGTATAGCTGATTATTTACAACAAAATTTTGGTAGTTTTCAAAAAATTCAGGATACACACCAATTTACATTACAACTTCAAAGTGAAAGACAGTTTGTGAAAGTCACACCTTGGCAAGACAAACTAGGATTAGATTGGCTAGTGATTGTGATTGTTCCTGAAACTGACTTTATGGCAGAAATCAATGCTAATAGTCATACGACTATTTTGCTGTGTGTGAGTGCATTGATGGGCGCAACGATATTGGGAATATATACTTCGCGTTGGATTACTCAACCTATTTTACATTTAACTCAGGCTAGTAGTGCGATCGCTTCTGGTAATCTTGACCAAAAAGTCGAAATTTCTGGTGTCAAAGAACTAAGTATTTTGTCTCAATCATTTAATCAAATGGCAGGACAACTAAATGACTTTTTTACAGCTTTAGACAAAACCAATCAAGAACTAGAAAAACGTGTTGAGTTAAGGACTAAAGAACTAAAAACTGCGAAAGAAGCAGCTGATACAGCCAACCAAGCAAAAAGCGAATTTCTTGCCAATATGAGTCATGAACTTCGTACACCTCTAAATGGCATTCTTGGCTATGCACAGATTCTCCAACGCGATATTAAAGCAAGTACTGAACAGAAAAATGCTATCAAAATTATTTATCATTGTGGCTCTCATCTATTAATGTTAATTAATGATATTTTAGATATTGCCAAAATTGAATCTAATAAACTAGAACTATATCCTAATATATTTAATTTTCATGAGTTTTTGCTAGGTGTATATGATATGTGTCGGATTAAAGCCGAGCAGAAAAATATTAGCTTTATTTATAAACTTAGTGAGTTAATACCCACTGTTATTCATGCAGATGAAAAACGTTTACGCCAAGTCTTACTGAATCTTTTAGGGAATGCGATTAAGTTTACAGATAATGGTGAAGTTAAGTTCAGTATAGAAGTAATTGATTCTGATGTACTGAACATAAATCATCTATCTCACAAAATCAGATTCCAAATAGAAGATACAGGAGTTGGCATATCCTCAGAGCAATTACAGAAAATATTTCTGCCTTTTGAACAGGTAGGAGATAGTTATCATAAAGCAGAAGGAACAGGCTTAGGTCTGGCTATAAGTTGCCAAATTGTGGAAATGATGGGTAGCAAAATTCAAGTAGAAAGCAACTATGGTCAAGGTAGTAGATTTTGGTTTGATCTAGATTTACCAAAAGTTAAAGATTGTGTCTCATCTGCATCTGCGGTTCCACATCTTGACAAAGGTAGCAATCGCATCATTAGATACAAAGGAAATCAAAAAACTATTTTGATTGTAGATGATGTTGTGGATAATCGTGCTGTGATTGTAAATTTACTCAAACCAGTTGGATTTTGTGTCATTGAAGCTCTCAATGGAAAAGAAGGCATTAGTAAAGCACAAGAGTATAAACCAGATTTAATTATTACTGATTTAGGAATGCCTATAATGAATGGGTTGCAAATGACACAAGATTTACGTAGCCGCACAGAATTTACAGCAACAGTAATTATTGCTTCTTCTGCTAGTGTACTTAGTTTAAATCGCCAACAAAGTTCAGCGGCAGGCTGTAATGATTTTCTCCCAAAGCCTGTACAAGCTGAAGAATTATTTGCTCAAATAAAGTCTTATTTAAAGTTAGATTGGATTTATGAAGATATCAATTCAAATCAGCCGTTTTTCTCAGATGATATAATCTTTCCCCCTGCAATAGAACTAATGAATTTATATCAAGCAGCTAAAGCAGGTTATGTTATGGGTATCCAAGAAGAAGTAGATCGCATTCAAAAACTAGATAATAAATATATAAATTTTACTAATAAAATTTTAAAGTTAATAGAAGATTTTGAAGATGAAACTATTGTAGAAATGCTGAAGCCATATTTAGTGTAG
- a CDS encoding YcjF family protein, whose protein sequence is MVVKLERPILVGGLGLSFSLWILQSWHDSIVQLGEFGLLSTLAVGGGLWLWQQNRPKISLEQLDCTLVDRATAESAIVKAETVINQLAQEAENHISLNTLREQLAYLSSELDRQEIKIAVTGGKAVGKSTLIQVLKSSAWQEKQLKFHFQETAPLFRETTDNSDAVVLAEVSKSDVVLFLTNGDLTETEFQTLQQLKAANQSIVLVFNKQDQYLTDERVSVLLSLQQRMPGYVVATAVSPIPIKVRKHENDGSVQEWMEQPAPDTAQLTQQLNTVLAQQGQKLVWTTTMRTALALKAEAKNWLNRSRCDRATPVIEQYQWIAAATAFANPVPALDILATAAINAQMVIDLGNIYQQKLSLEQAQTVAGTMGSLMLKLGLVELSTKAVSTVLKSNAITFVAGGLVQGVSAAYLTRVAGLSLVEYFEQQEIALDSGTTLNLEKLRQTLTKVFQQNQQMVFLQGFVNHGVKRLLPQTPQMELVGVDKPIG, encoded by the coding sequence ATGGTTGTGAAATTAGAACGACCTATTTTAGTGGGAGGATTAGGACTTTCCTTTTCCCTTTGGATACTACAAAGTTGGCATGATTCCATAGTACAGCTAGGTGAATTTGGTTTATTGAGTACCCTGGCTGTTGGTGGTGGCTTGTGGTTATGGCAACAAAATCGCCCAAAAATCAGTTTAGAACAACTAGATTGTACACTTGTAGATCGGGCAACAGCAGAAAGTGCGATCGTCAAAGCTGAAACAGTCATTAACCAACTCGCACAAGAAGCAGAAAACCATATATCCTTAAATACACTGCGAGAACAATTAGCTTACTTATCTTCGGAGTTAGACAGACAAGAAATTAAAATTGCTGTTACTGGTGGTAAAGCCGTTGGTAAAAGCACTTTAATTCAAGTTTTGAAGTCTAGTGCTTGGCAAGAAAAACAGCTAAAATTCCACTTTCAAGAGACAGCACCTTTGTTTAGAGAAACAACTGACAATTCAGATGCAGTAGTTTTGGCAGAAGTATCAAAATCTGATGTTGTCCTATTTTTAACAAACGGTGATTTGACTGAGACAGAATTTCAAACCTTACAACAGTTAAAAGCAGCAAATCAGTCTATAGTTCTGGTTTTTAACAAGCAAGACCAGTATTTAACTGATGAACGTGTTAGTGTGTTGCTGTCGTTACAACAAAGAATGCCAGGCTATGTAGTAGCCACCGCGGTTTCCCCCATTCCCATCAAAGTGCGGAAACATGAAAATGATGGTTCCGTACAAGAATGGATGGAACAGCCAGCGCCAGATACTGCACAACTAACGCAACAATTAAATACCGTTTTAGCACAGCAAGGGCAAAAGTTAGTCTGGACAACCACCATGAGAACTGCTTTGGCACTGAAAGCTGAAGCTAAAAACTGGTTGAATAGAAGTAGGTGCGATCGCGCTACTCCAGTTATTGAACAATATCAATGGATAGCTGCGGCTACAGCCTTTGCTAACCCAGTACCAGCATTAGATATACTGGCGACTGCGGCAATTAATGCCCAGATGGTAATCGACTTAGGTAATATCTATCAGCAGAAATTATCTCTAGAACAGGCACAAACCGTAGCTGGCACAATGGGAAGTTTGATGCTGAAACTAGGTTTAGTAGAACTTTCAACAAAAGCCGTGAGTACTGTTCTTAAGAGTAACGCCATTACCTTTGTTGCTGGTGGTTTAGTGCAAGGTGTTAGTGCTGCTTATCTCACCAGAGTAGCAGGGTTGAGTCTAGTTGAGTATTTTGAGCAGCAAGAAATAGCATTAGATTCGGGAACGACTTTAAATCTCGAAAAATTGCGCCAAACCCTAACAAAAGTGTTTCAACAAAATCAGCAGATGGTTTTTCTACAAGGTTTTGTTAACCACGGCGTGAAGCGTTTATTGCCACAAACACCGCAGATGGAACTCGTTGGTGTTGATAAACCTATTGGTTAA
- a CDS encoding asparaginase: MTMGKRTQATVLEVRLLREGIIESRHIVQAVVCDDRGRVLSVAGNAETATFVRSALKPFQALAVTTTGTLERYDLSDRDLAIIASSHKGTIEQVRQVFNILWRADVDPTALQCPIPQGKRSPLQYNCSGKHAGMLAVCQQRHWPLNNYLDRKHPMQQLILGKVAELLRMPAEEFISAHDDCGVPTYLMQLGQMASLYALLASSSNLDMERIIRAMTHHPVLVAGDGEFDTELMRLAPGEVVSKAGAEGVQCIGRLGEGMGLAIKVMDGAKRAKYAVAIHLLQQMGWISPSAAETLAEKFMTFGKYTRLEVVGELSLL; the protein is encoded by the coding sequence ATGACAATGGGAAAACGAACTCAAGCCACAGTACTGGAAGTCCGGCTACTACGGGAAGGCATCATTGAATCGCGGCATATAGTCCAAGCTGTTGTATGCGATGACAGGGGGCGGGTTTTATCCGTTGCGGGTAACGCTGAAACCGCGACATTTGTCCGTTCAGCGCTCAAGCCCTTTCAAGCACTAGCTGTCACTACCACTGGCACACTAGAACGCTATGATCTGAGCGATCGCGATTTAGCAATTATTGCTAGTTCTCATAAAGGAACTATAGAGCAAGTCAGACAAGTATTTAACATCCTTTGGCGTGCCGATGTTGATCCAACGGCTCTGCAATGCCCGATTCCTCAAGGTAAACGCAGTCCGCTGCAATATAATTGCTCTGGTAAACATGCTGGAATGTTAGCAGTTTGCCAGCAACGCCATTGGCCTTTAAATAACTACTTAGACCGCAAGCACCCCATGCAGCAGTTAATTTTAGGCAAAGTCGCAGAGTTGTTGCGAATGCCGGCTGAAGAATTTATCAGCGCTCACGATGACTGCGGTGTACCCACCTATCTCATGCAACTTGGTCAAATGGCATCTTTGTATGCTCTACTAGCTTCTAGTAGCAATTTGGATATGGAGCGCATTATTCGTGCTATGACTCATCATCCTGTCTTGGTTGCAGGAGATGGAGAATTTGATACTGAATTGATGCGTTTAGCGCCTGGAGAAGTAGTCAGTAAAGCTGGTGCAGAAGGTGTACAGTGCATCGGTAGACTTGGTGAAGGTATGGGATTAGCAATCAAAGTTATGGATGGAGCAAAACGGGCCAAATATGCCGTAGCTATTCACCTACTGCAACAAATGGGTTGGATTAGCCCTAGTGCCGCAGAAACCCTTGCAGAAAAGTTTATGACCTTCGGGAAATATACGCGTTTAGAGGTTGTTGGAGAATTATCGCTGTTATAG
- a CDS encoding CGLD27 family protein, producing the protein MMRSSVSNCPVPTDQQPLNEYEELKTAWLFRDCTLNWREYITNIAWIWGYSWLVSAPVAAASFPPQKYAAHFFLCGAAGASLGIIFVLVRMYLGWRYIRDRLYSKTVFYEESGWYDGQTWVKPQEVLTRDRLIVTYEIKPILQRLQFTFAGLAGMYLIGTIVWHLF; encoded by the coding sequence ATGATGAGGTCTTCGGTTTCCAATTGCCCGGTTCCCACAGACCAACAACCACTTAATGAGTACGAAGAATTAAAAACTGCCTGGCTATTTCGTGATTGCACGTTAAATTGGCGGGAATACATCACGAACATCGCCTGGATTTGGGGTTATTCCTGGCTAGTCTCAGCGCCAGTAGCCGCAGCCAGCTTTCCACCACAAAAGTATGCGGCGCATTTTTTCCTTTGTGGAGCCGCCGGTGCAAGTCTGGGTATAATTTTCGTATTAGTGCGTATGTACTTAGGCTGGCGTTATATCCGCGATCGCCTCTACAGCAAGACTGTATTTTATGAAGAGTCAGGCTGGTATGATGGTCAAACCTGGGTAAAACCTCAAGAAGTTTTAACTCGCGATCGCTTGATTGTGACTTATGAAATTAAGCCAATTCTCCAACGGTTACAATTTACCTTTGCTGGCTTGGCGGGAATGTACCTAATTGGTACTATAGTTTGGCATTTGTTTTAA
- the rsfS gene encoding ribosome silencing factor: MSDYIQGNLPLQSVSEKNSPLKSLDTGIKDLSGQLAITVAEAASDRKAGDILVLRVADVSYLADYFVMMTGYSRVQVRAIAQAIEDKVETEWQRPPLRTEGKAEGSWVLQDYGDVIVHIMMPKEREFYNLEAFWVNAERITVPEADEGGGKPI, translated from the coding sequence ATGTCTGATTATATCCAAGGAAATCTCCCATTACAATCTGTGTCGGAGAAAAATAGTCCACTCAAAAGCCTAGATACAGGTATAAAAGATTTGAGTGGGCAATTAGCTATAACTGTTGCTGAAGCAGCATCAGACCGCAAAGCAGGAGATATTTTGGTACTAAGGGTAGCCGATGTATCTTACCTAGCAGATTATTTTGTGATGATGACGGGCTACTCTAGGGTGCAAGTCAGGGCGATCGCCCAAGCCATAGAAGATAAAGTAGAGACTGAATGGCAACGTCCTCCCTTACGCACAGAAGGCAAAGCGGAAGGAAGTTGGGTGTTGCAAGATTACGGCGATGTGATCGTTCACATCATGATGCCTAAAGAACGGGAGTTTTATAATTTAGAAGCGTTCTGGGTGAATGCAGAACGTATTACCGTTCCAGAAGCTGATGAGGGTGGGGGTAAGCCAATATGA
- a CDS encoding glycosyltransferase family 4 protein — MRILIYSYNYYPEPIGIAPLMTELAEGLVKRGHEVRVVTAMPNYPERQIYEDYRGKFYLNEYKNGVQIQRSYVWIRPQPNLLDRIMLDASFVVTSFLPALLGWRPDVILSTSPSLPVCVPAALLGWLRACPVVLNLQDILPEAAVHVGLLKNKFLIKVFAALEKFAYHSASKISVIADGFVENLLSKGVEADKIEQIPNWVDVNFIRPLPKENNPFRNTHNLNGKFVVQYSGNIALTQGLETVIQAAAALRDITDIAFVIVGEAKGLQRLQQYCLECGADNVLLLPFQPRAELPQMLAAADVGLVVQKKNVISFNMPSKIQVLLASGRALVASVPEAGTAARAIRQSGGGVIVPPEDAQALAASVLELYRHPEKVKTLGYNSRQYAMEQYAFEQALNHYEALFESVTSDNQVIEAKVVSKQEV, encoded by the coding sequence ATGCGGATATTAATTTACTCCTACAACTACTATCCAGAACCAATTGGTATTGCCCCGTTGATGACGGAATTAGCAGAAGGCCTGGTCAAGCGTGGGCATGAAGTGCGGGTCGTTACTGCTATGCCAAATTATCCTGAACGCCAAATTTACGAGGATTATCGGGGCAAATTTTACCTCAATGAGTACAAAAATGGTGTTCAAATCCAACGCAGCTATGTTTGGATTCGGCCACAACCGAATCTGTTGGATCGAATAATGCTAGATGCTAGTTTTGTTGTGACAAGTTTTTTACCTGCTTTACTTGGCTGGCGACCAGATGTAATTCTCTCAACGTCACCATCTTTACCTGTATGCGTACCTGCTGCTTTGCTGGGATGGTTACGCGCTTGTCCTGTAGTACTCAATCTTCAAGATATCCTACCGGAAGCAGCCGTTCATGTTGGACTACTGAAAAATAAATTTCTCATCAAAGTATTTGCTGCATTAGAAAAATTTGCTTACCATTCTGCCTCAAAAATTAGCGTTATCGCTGATGGGTTTGTCGAAAATTTGCTGTCTAAGGGTGTAGAGGCAGATAAAATCGAGCAAATTCCTAACTGGGTTGATGTCAATTTCATTCGCCCTTTACCTAAAGAAAACAATCCGTTCCGTAATACACACAATCTTAACGGTAAATTTGTAGTCCAATATTCTGGAAACATTGCGCTAACTCAAGGTTTAGAAACAGTCATTCAAGCTGCCGCTGCATTACGTGATATCACAGACATTGCATTTGTAATTGTTGGTGAAGCTAAAGGTTTACAACGATTGCAGCAATATTGTTTAGAATGTGGTGCAGATAATGTGTTACTACTGCCATTTCAACCGCGTGCAGAATTACCACAGATGTTGGCGGCAGCTGACGTTGGTTTAGTCGTACAGAAGAAGAATGTGATATCTTTCAATATGCCGTCCAAAATTCAAGTTTTGCTGGCTAGTGGTCGGGCATTAGTCGCTTCTGTACCTGAAGCTGGTACCGCAGCAAGAGCAATTAGACAAAGTGGTGGCGGAGTTATCGTTCCACCAGAGGATGCCCAAGCTTTAGCAGCATCTGTTTTAGAACTTTATAGACACCCGGAAAAAGTGAAGACTCTGGGCTATAACAGCCGTCAATATGCTATGGAGCAATATGCTTTTGAGCAAGCCTTAAATCACTATGAGGCTTTGTTTGAATCAGTAACCTCTGATAACCAAGTAATTGAAGCGAAAGTGGTTTCAAAACAAGAAGTATAG
- a CDS encoding carbonic anhydrase: MKKLIKGLREFKSSYFSTHQELFEQLSQGQKPRVLFITCSDSRLDPNLITQAQVGELFVIRNAGNIIPPYGATNGGEGATIEYAVEALGIQQIIVCGHSHCGAMKGLMKLQGLREDLPLVYDWLKYAEATRRLVLDHYSHYESEELLEIMIAENVLTQIENLRTYPVIHSKLYHGQLKIYAWIYQIESGEVLAYDPDKHAYVLPQSQLTESDTEDPILNQFPNCDVAIRSPQNQGVASDHFPMPHLSPEQRERIYRGSNQSN; the protein is encoded by the coding sequence ATGAAGAAATTAATTAAAGGTCTACGTGAATTTAAATCTAGCTATTTTTCGACACACCAAGAACTGTTTGAGCAACTGTCGCAAGGTCAAAAACCTAGAGTATTATTTATCACTTGTTCCGATTCACGTCTTGACCCAAATTTAATTACACAAGCCCAGGTAGGTGAATTATTCGTGATTCGCAATGCAGGCAATATTATTCCACCCTATGGGGCAACTAATGGCGGTGAAGGTGCAACTATTGAATATGCAGTAGAAGCTTTAGGAATTCAGCAAATTATTGTCTGTGGTCACTCTCATTGCGGCGCGATGAAAGGACTCATGAAATTACAAGGTCTGAGAGAGGATTTGCCACTTGTTTATGATTGGCTCAAATACGCAGAAGCAACTCGTAGACTAGTTTTAGACCACTACAGTCATTACGAATCTGAAGAACTGTTAGAGATTATGATTGCCGAAAATGTTCTGACTCAAATTGAAAATTTACGGACGTATCCAGTAATTCACTCCAAGCTTTACCACGGTCAACTTAAAATTTATGCTTGGATTTATCAAATTGAGTCGGGAGAAGTTTTAGCATACGATCCCGATAAACACGCCTATGTCTTACCTCAAAGTCAGCTTACCGAATCAGACACAGAAGATCCCATCCTCAATCAATTTCCAAATTGTGATGTGGCAATTCGTTCTCCTCAAAACCAAGGAGTAGCATCTGATCACTTCCCAATGCCTCATCTTTCTCCAGAGCAAAGAGAGCGAATTTACCGCGGTTCAAATCAGTCAAATTAA
- a CDS encoding aldo/keto reductase, which produces MRLSAGLFAESGCTPLTAVQKLKSIAQDLGLSMPQLALAWILRDERVSSAIIGASRPAQVVDNAAASGVKLDADILAAIDQILAPVAQK; this is translated from the coding sequence GTGCGCCTTAGCGCAGGGCTATTTGCCGAAAGTGGATGCACCCCTCTCACCGCAGTCCAAAAACTCAAATCAATTGCTCAAGACTTGGGTTTGAGTATGCCACAATTGGCGCTGGCTTGGATATTACGAGATGAGCGTGTGTCTTCAGCAATTATTGGTGCTAGTCGTCCAGCACAAGTTGTTGATAACGCTGCTGCATCAGGAGTGAAATTAGATGCAGATATACTGGCTGCAATCGACCAAATACTTGCACCAGTTGCACAAAAGTGA
- a CDS encoding anion transporter: MVVLRYLVILLTYLGLGLGYLPGLRMNRATIALVGAALLMALGLLDLTAAWGAIDYNTIVFLFGMMIISANLAASGFFQLAVDYTIRYIHSPFGLLIVLTFGGGLLSALFLNDTIALILTPLVVGITQLLNLNPVPYLLALAGATNLGSVATLSGNPQNILIGSFSGIGYLDFAKALTPLALASLAIQVVWLWWLYPEVRSLRPDLKVELPHYRIFKPLLAKSLLITTGLLGAFLLGIPTAEATLIAAGLLLVTRRLKPERILQKVDWDLLLMFCGLFILTEGVQKLGVLESFVRFVHDPLSILGVTVLLSNLVSNVPAVLLLHHIIPHPNTQTWLLLAAASTLAGNLTLLGSVANLIVAEAVAKKGYRLTFGEHLRFGFPLTVVTLALTYFWIF, translated from the coding sequence ATGGTAGTTCTGCGGTACTTGGTAATTTTGCTGACTTATCTTGGTTTAGGGCTGGGCTACTTACCTGGACTGCGGATGAATCGCGCTACTATCGCCCTTGTCGGTGCGGCTTTGTTAATGGCATTGGGATTACTTGATCTAACTGCGGCTTGGGGTGCTATTGACTACAACACTATTGTTTTCTTGTTTGGCATGATGATCATCAGTGCAAATCTAGCCGCTTCAGGTTTTTTCCAGTTGGCTGTTGATTACACTATCCGTTATATCCACAGTCCATTCGGGTTACTAATAGTCCTAACTTTTGGTGGCGGGTTGCTTTCAGCACTGTTCCTTAATGATACGATCGCCCTAATCCTCACACCTCTGGTAGTTGGTATCACTCAATTACTTAATCTCAACCCTGTTCCCTACCTGTTAGCATTGGCTGGCGCAACAAATCTTGGTTCTGTTGCTACCCTCAGTGGAAATCCGCAGAATATTTTAATTGGTTCTTTTTCTGGTATTGGTTATCTGGATTTTGCCAAAGCTTTGACACCACTAGCGTTGGCCAGTTTGGCAATCCAGGTAGTTTGGTTATGGTGGTTGTATCCAGAGGTGCGATCGCTACGTCCTGATTTGAAAGTAGAATTACCTCACTACCGGATTTTTAAACCTTTGTTAGCCAAGAGTCTGCTGATTACCACTGGCTTGCTAGGAGCATTTTTGCTAGGAATTCCCACTGCGGAGGCTACCTTAATTGCTGCTGGACTATTACTAGTCACACGCCGCCTCAAGCCAGAGCGAATTTTGCAAAAGGTTGATTGGGATTTGCTATTAATGTTCTGTGGGCTGTTTATCTTGACGGAAGGTGTGCAGAAATTGGGTGTGCTGGAATCTTTTGTTCGTTTTGTGCATGATCCCTTAAGTATTCTGGGAGTAACAGTATTGTTGTCAAATCTGGTATCCAATGTGCCGGCTGTACTGCTACTACATCACATCATCCCCCATCCCAACACTCAAACTTGGCTGCTGCTGGCGGCGGCTTCTACATTGGCAGGAAATTTGACGCTATTGGGTTCTGTTGCCAATTTGATTGTTGCGGAGGCTGTTGCTAAAAAAGGATATCGGCTGACATTTGGGGAGCATTTGCGATTTGGTTTCCCGTTAACTGTTGTGACTCTGGCGCTGACATATTTCTGGATTTTTTAA
- a CDS encoding pyridoxamine 5'-phosphate oxidase family protein: MPQPQAPSPRSTVKRTPQRANYESETIYQILDEALVCHIGFIANGQPFVIPTAYGRVEDTLYIHGSPASRMLRSLQQGIDVCVTVTLIDGLVLARSAFHHSMNYRSVVIFGKATLVEDTERKLAALQAFTEHVILGRWQQVRSPNHQELARTIVLSLPLTEASAKIRTGGPIDDDVDYQIPVWAGEIPLKLTASVPISDAQLAPDIEVPVNLRNYSRPQKLD; this comes from the coding sequence ATGCCTCAACCACAAGCTCCCAGCCCAAGAAGCACAGTTAAACGCACACCCCAAAGAGCTAACTACGAAAGCGAAACCATTTATCAAATATTAGATGAAGCATTAGTCTGTCATATAGGTTTTATTGCCAATGGACAGCCTTTTGTGATTCCTACAGCCTATGGAAGGGTTGAAGATACATTATATATTCATGGTTCACCTGCAAGTCGAATGTTGCGATCGCTGCAACAAGGTATTGATGTCTGCGTAACAGTGACTTTAATTGATGGGTTAGTATTAGCGCGATCGGCGTTTCACCACTCCATGAATTATCGCTCAGTCGTCATCTTTGGTAAAGCAACTCTAGTCGAGGATACAGAACGGAAATTAGCGGCGTTGCAAGCATTTACAGAACACGTAATTTTGGGCAGGTGGCAACAAGTGCGATCGCCAAATCATCAGGAATTAGCCAGAACAATAGTACTATCTCTCCCACTCACAGAAGCCAGTGCTAAAATTCGCACTGGTGGGCCAATTGATGATGACGTTGATTATCAAATACCAGTATGGGCAGGCGAAATACCCTTAAAATTAACGGCATCTGTACCCATAAGTGATGCTCAATTAGCTCCTGATATTGAAGTACCAGTCAATCTGAGGAACTACAGCAGACCACAGAAACTTGATTAA